One genomic segment of Gasterosteus aculeatus chromosome 6, fGasAcu3.hap1.1, whole genome shotgun sequence includes these proteins:
- the LOC120820596 gene encoding tubulin alpha-1A chain, whose translation MRECLSIHVGQAGVQMGNACWELYCLEHGIQPDGQMPSDKTIGGGDDSFNTFFSETGAGKHVPRAVFVDLEPTVIDEVRTGTYRQLFHPEQLITGKEDAANNYARGHYTIGKEIIDLVLDRTRKLADQCTGLQGFLIFHSFGGGTGSGFTSLLMERLSVDYGKKSKLEFAVYPAPQVSTAVVEPYNSILTTHTTLEHSDCAFMVDNEAIYDICRRNLDIERPTYTNLNRLIGQIVSSITASLRFDGALNVDLTEFQTNLVPYPRIHFPLATYAPVISAEKAYHEQLSVAEITNACFEPANQMVKCDPRHGKYMACCLLYRGDVVPKEVNSAIATIKTKRTIQFVDWCPTGFKVGINYQPPTVVPGGDLAKVQRAVCMLSNTTAIAEAWARLDHKFDLMYAKRAFVHWYVGEGMEEGEFSEAREDMAALEKDYEEVGTDSVGEEEEEGEEY comes from the exons ATG CGTGAGTGCCTCTCTATCCATGTTGGTCAGGCCGGTGTCCAGATgggcaatgcatgctgggagctcTACTGCCTGGAGCACGGCATCCAGCCGGACGGACAGATGCCCAGCGACAAGACcatcggaggaggagacgactcCTTCAACACCTTCTTCAGTGAGACTGGAGCTGGAAAACATGTTCCCAGAGCCGTGTTTGTGGACCTGGAGCCAACAGTTATAG ATGAGGTCCGTACAGGAACCTACCGCCAGCTCTTCCATCCTGAGCAGCTCATCACTGGAAAGGAGGACGCCGCCAACAACTACGCCCGTGGTCACTACACCATCGGCAAGGAGATCATAGACCTGGTTCTGGACAGGACTCGTAAACTG GCTGACCAGTGCACAGGCCTCCAAGgtttcctcatcttccactCCTTTGGAGGAGGAACCGGCTCTggcttcacctctctgctgatggagcGTCTCTCAGTCGACTATGGCAAAAAGTCCAAACTTGAGTTTGCAGTCTACCCGGCCCCCCAGGTGTCCACAGCTGTGGTTGAGCCCTACAACTCCATCCTGACCACCCACACCACCCTGGAGCACTCTGACTGCGCCTTCATGGTGGACAACGAGGCCATCTACGACATCTGCCGCAGGAACCTGGACATCGAGCGTCCCACCTACACCAACCTCAACAGGCTGATCGGACAGAtcgtctcctccatcacagcCTCACTGCGCTTCGATGGAGCCTTGAACGTAGACCTGACGGAGTTCCAGACCAACCTGGTGCCCTACCCTCGTATCCACTTCCCTTTGGCTACCTACGCTCCAGTTATCTCAGCGGAGAAGGCCTATCACGAGCAGCTCTCGGTGGCTGAAATCACAAATGCCTGCTTTGAGCCGGCCAATCAGATGGTGAAGTGTGATCCTCGCCACGGCAAATACATGGCCTGCTGCCTGCTGTACCGGGGAGACGTGGTGCCCAAGGAGGTGAATTCTGCCATCGCCACCATCAAGACCAAGCGCACCATCCAGTTTGTGGACTGGTGCCCCACCGGCTTCAAGGTGGGCATCAACTACCAGCCCCCCACTGTGGTTCCTGGAGGAGACCTGGCCAAGGTGCAGAGGGCCGTGTGCATGCTGAGCAACACCACCGCCATCGCCGAGGCCTGGGCTCGACTCGACCACAAGTTTGACCTGATGTACGCCAAGAGGGCCTTTGTCCACTGGTACGTTGgagaggggatggaggagggggagttcTCAGAGGCCAGAGAGGACATGGCCGCCCTGGAGAAGGATTACGAGGAGGTGGGCACTGACAGCgtcggggaggaagaagaagaaggagaggagtaCTAA
- the LOC120820594 gene encoding tubulin alpha-1A chain, with product MRECISVHVGQAGAQIGNACWELYCLEHGIQPDGQMPSDKTIGGGDDSFNTFFSETGAGKHVPRAVFVDLEPTVIDEVRTGTYRQLFHPEQLITGKEDAANNYARGHYTIGKEIIDLVLDRIRKLADQCTGLQGFLIFHSFGGGTGSGFTSLLMERLSVDYGKKSKLEFAIYPAPQVSTAVVEPYNSILTTHTTLEHSDCAFMVDNEAIYDICRRNLDIERPTYTNLNRLIGQIVSSITASLRFDGALNVDLTEFQTNLVPYPRIHFPLATYAPVISAEKAYHEQLSVAEITNACFEPANQMVKCDPRHGKYMACCLLYRGDVVPKDVNSAIATIKTKRTIQFVDWCPTGFKVGINYQPPTVVPGGDLAKVQRAVCMLSNTTAIAEAWARLDHKFDLMYAKRAFVHWYVGEGMEEGEFSEAREDMAALEKDYEEVGTDSVGEEGEEEGEEY from the exons ATG CGTGAATGCATCTCTGTTCACGTCGGCCAAGCCGGAGCTCAAATAGGCAATGCCTGCTGGGAGCTCTACTGCCTGGAGCACGGCATCCAGCCGGACGGACAGATGCCCAGCGACAAGACcatcggaggaggagacgactcCTTTAACACCTTCTTCAGTGAGACGGGAGCTGGAAAACATGTTCCCAGAGCCGTGTTTGTGGACCTGGAGCCAACAGTCATAG ATGAGGTCCGTACAGGAACCTACCGCCAGCTCTTCCATCCTGAGCAGCTCATCACTGGAAAGGAGGACGCCGCCAACAACTACGCCCGTGGTCACTACACCATCGGCAAGGAGATCATAGACCTGGTTCTGGACAGGATTCGAAAACTG GCTGACCAGTGCACAGGCCTCCAAGgtttcctcatcttccactCCTTTGGAGGAGGAACCGGCTCTggcttcacctctctgctgatggagcGTCTCTCAGTCGACTATGGCAAAAAATCTAAGCTAGAGTTTGCCATCTACCCGGCCCCCCAGGTGTCCACAGCTGTGGTTGAGCCCTACAACTCCATCCTGACCACCCACACCACCCTGGAGCACTCTGACTGCGCCTTCATGGTGGACAACGAGGCCATCTACGACATCTGCCGCAGGAACCTGGACATCGAGCGTCCCACCTACACCAACCTCAACAGGCTGATCGGACAGAtcgtctcctccatcacagcCTCACTGCGCTTCGATGGAGCCTTGAACGTAGACCTGACGGAGTTCCAGACCAACCTGGTGCCCTACCCGCGTATCCACTTCCCTTTGGCTACCTACGCTCCAGTTATCTCAGCGGAGAAGGCCTATCACGAGCAGCTCTCGGTGGCTGAAATCACAAATGCCTGCTTTGAGCCGGCCAATCAGATGGTGAAGTGTGATCCTCGCCACGGCAAATACATGGCCTGCTGCCTGCTGTACCGGGGAGACGTGGTGCCCAAAGATGTCAACTCAGCCATCGCCACCATCAAGACCAAGCGCACCATCCAGTTTGTGGACTGGTGCCCCACCGGCTTCAAGGTGGGCATCAACTACCAGCCCCCCACTGTGGTTCCTGGAGGAGACCTGGCCAAGGTGCAGAGGGCCGTGTGCATGCTGAGCAACACCACCGCCATCGCCGAGGCCTGGGCTCGACTCGACCACAAGTTTGACCTGATGTACGCCAAGAGGGCCTTTGTCCACTGGTACGTTGgagaggggatggaggagggggagttcTCAGAGGCCAGAGAGGACATGGCCGCCCTGGAGAAGGATTACGAGGAGGTGGGCACCGACAGCGtcggggaggaaggagaggaagaaggagaggaatattaa
- the LOC120820595 gene encoding tubulin alpha chain has translation MRECISMHVGQAGVQMGNACWELYCLEHGIQPDGQMPSDKTIGGGDDSFNTFFSETGAGKHVPRAVFVDLEPTVIDEVRQGTYRQLFHPEQLITGKEDAANNYARGHYTVGKEIIDLVLDRTRKLADQCTGLQGFLIFHSFGGGTGSGFTSLLMERLSVDYGKKSKLEFAVYPAPQVSTAVVEPYNSILTTHTTLEHSDCAFMVDNEAIYDICRRNLDIERPSYTNLNRLIGQIVSSITASLRFDGALNVDLTEFQTNLVPYPRIHFPLATYAPVISAEKAYHEQLSVADITNACFEPANQMVKCDPRHGKYMACCLLYRGDVVPKDVNSAIATIKTKRTIQFVDWCPTGFKVGINYQPPTVVPGGDLAKVQRAVCMLSNTTAIAEAWARLDHKFDLMYAKRAFVHWYVGEGMEEGEFSEAREDMAALEKDYEEVGTDSVGEEDEGEEY, from the exons ATG CGTGAGTGTATTTCTATGCATGTCGGCCAAGCCGGAGTCCAGATGGGCAATGCCTGCTGGGAGCTCTACTGCCTGGAGCACGGCATCCAGCCGGACGGACAGATGCCCAGCGACAAAACcatcggaggaggagacgactcCTTCAACACCTTCTTCAGTGAGACTGGAGCTGGAAAACATGTTCCCAGAGCCGTGTTTGTGGACCTGGAGCCAACAGTCATAG ATGAGGTCCGCCAAGGAACCTACCGCCAGCTTTTCCATCCTGAGCAGCTCATCACTGGAAAGGAGGACGCCGCCAACAACTACGCCCGTGGTCACTACACAGTCGGCAAGGAGATCATAGACCTGGTTCTGGACAGGACACGCAAACTG gcTGACCAGTGCACAGGCCTCCAAGgtttcctcatcttccactCCTTTGGAGGAGGAACCGGCTCTggcttcacctctctgctgatggagcGTCTCTCAGTCGACTATGGCAAAAAGTCCAAACTTGAGTTTGCAGTCTACCCGGCCCCCCAGGTGTCCACAGCTGTGGTTGAGCCCTACAACTCCATCCTGACCACCCACACCACCCTGGAGCACTCTGACTGCGCCTTCATGGTGGACAACGAGGCCATCTACGACATCTGCCGCAGGAACCTGGACATTGAGCGTCCCAGCTACACCAACCTCAACAGGCTGATCGGACAGAtcgtctcctccatcacagcCTCACTGCGCTTCGATGGAGCCTTGAACGTAGACCTGACGGAGTTCCAGACCAACCTGGTGCCCTACCCTCGTATCCACTTCCCTTTGGCCACCTACGCTCCAGTTATCTCAGCGGAGAAGGCCTATCACGAGCAGCTCTCGGTGGCTGACATCACAAATGCCTGCTTTGAGCCGGCCAATCAGATGGTGAAGTGTGATCCTCGCCACGGCAAATACATGGCCTGCTGCCTGCTGTACCGGGGAGACGTGGTGCCCAAAGATGTCAACTCAGCCATCGCCACCATCAAGACCAAGCGCACCATCCAGTTTGTGGACTGGTGCCCCACCGGCTTCAAGGTGGGCATCAACTACCAGCCCCCCACTGTGGTTCCTGGAGGAGACCTGGCCAAGGTCCAGAGGGCCGTGTGCATGCTGAGCAACACCACCGCCATCGCCGAGGCCTGGGCTCGACTCGACCACAAGTTTGACCTGATGTACGCCAAGAGGGCCTTTGTCCACTGGTACGTTGgagaggggatggaggagggggagttcTCAGAGGCCAGAGAGGACATGGCCGCCCTGGAGAAGGATTACGAGGAGGTGGGCACCGACAGCGTcggggaggaggatgaaggagaggagTACTAG